From a single Muntiacus reevesi chromosome 14, mMunRee1.1, whole genome shotgun sequence genomic region:
- the LOC136146682 gene encoding granzyme A, with amino-acid sequence MNIPFPFSFPPAICLLLIPGVFPVSCEGIIGGNEVAPHTRRYMALIKGLKLCAGALIKENWVLTAAHCDLKGNPQVILGAHSTSHKEKLDQVFSIKKAIPYPCFDPQTFEGDLQLLQLEGRATMTKAVGILQLPRTGDDVKPHTKCHVAGWGSTKKDACQMSNALREANVTVIDRKICNDAQHYNFSPVIDLGMICAGGRKGEDDSCEGDSGSPLICDNVFRGVTSFGKCGNPQKPGIYILLTKKHLNWIKKTIAGAI; translated from the exons ATGaatattccttttcctttctctttccctcctgccaTTTGTCTCCTTCTAATTCCTGGAG tttttccagtatccTGCGAGGGAATTATAGGAGGAAATGAAGTGGCCCCTCACACAAGACGCTACATGGCTCTAATCAAAGGGCTGAAACTCTGTGCAGGGGCTTTGATCAAAGAAAACTGGGTGTTGACAGCTGCTCACTGTGACCT GAAGGGCAATCCTCAAGTTATTCTTGGGGCCCACTCTACATCCCATAAAGAGAAACTTGACCaagtattttccattaaaaaggcAATTCCCTACCCATGCTTTGATCCACAGACATTTGAAGGGGATCTTCAACTACTtcag CTGGAAGGTAGAGCAACTATGACCAAAGCTGTAGGAATACTGCAGCTACCAAGAACAGGAGACGATGTCAAACCCCACACCAAGTGTCATGTGGCAGGATGGGGAAGCACCAAAAAAGATGCATGTCAAATGTCTAATGCCTTGAGAGAAGCCAACGTTACAGTGATAGATAGGAAAATATGCAATGATGCCCAGCACTATAATTTTAGTCCAGTTATTGATCTCGGTATGATCTGTGCTGGTGGTAGAAAAGGTGAAGATGATTCATGTGAA GGGGATTCTGGAAGTCCTCTGATATGTGATAACGTTTTCAGAGGTGTCACCTCCTTTGGCAAGTGTGGTAACCCCCAGAAGCCTGGCATCTACATCCTCCTTACCAAAAAACACCTCAACTGGATAAAGAAAACCATTGCAGGAGCCATATGA